From one Cherax quadricarinatus isolate ZL_2023a chromosome 49, ASM3850222v1, whole genome shotgun sequence genomic stretch:
- the LOC138854101 gene encoding uncharacterized protein, giving the protein MVQVGPKRRRKLLSFMCGLFVYRSSHVIVPFCYLFMDPAVKRHILSNFFNVLPSFKPLFRSYEAALIATRRRKNQLRFLRDCLAEQVLPPSFSHFLKTNPLGTPFPDHARLLLQQLILSTKSQVEDAFFTLRQRQRALFAALPQDLCNLLSTIAFDTARLNAQIHSSKLQNKLQRLISASPWSKFSLTDCVTNLSSVSLSQYELELLGFGLSFATSPTPRAGISLISSFDSFRQSRFRNLPDLSTFRGALLPALVSLFSKNHHLPRRYQLALSSLKSNTNIVILSSDKGNSVVILDREDYLRKADVLLSDSRTYTPLVSNPLDRIKRTFNKKLRTLSDLCPPDFDLVQRFRVICPSLPYFYGLPKTHKPDIPLRPIISSRGSVSYSLASWLAKTLTPFLGTFSPAHLRHSQDFIERVRSLPTCKMLSLDVESLFTNVPLDDVLDFLREKAHEGFLHLPIPTDVFLDLIRLCVDSNSFSFQGKYYSQTFGVAMGSPVSPVLANLYMEYFETVLLPSLDVQPSLWLRYVDDIFALWPHDSSLFQPFLEALNNLAPSIKFKAEWESNSLLPFLDVHVHRSDTGFSFSVYRKPMHSGMYIHYFSYHASPVKKSVLISLFLRALRICDPQFLPAEISTLYNSFSRLGYPSHFIDSALSRAKRNFFSPKLSTHGNSSILCLPYISGLSNLNNSLRPLDIKLTFRQTNTLRTNLVHSSPPSTDVPGVYSISCSSCPLQYFGETGRSLSDRLREHKNSVRLADTNNALFCHVRDHSHPIDWSSAKTVFPTSNSNSRRLVESSLIHNFPCMNLSPGFVSVDAFLSHYIVKCSKL; this is encoded by the coding sequence atggtccaagtcggaccgaaacgtcgtcgtaagcttctctcttttatgtgcgggttatttgtgtatcgttccagtcacgttattgtgcctttttgttatttatttatggaccccgcagttaagcgtcatattctctccaacttttttaatgttcttccctcttttaaacccctctttcgatcttatgaggctgctcttattgctacccggcgtcgtaagaatcagcttcgcttcctacgtgactgtcttgctgaacaagttctgccaccttccttctcccacttcctgaaaaccaacccactgggcactccctttcctgatcatgcccgtctcctacttcaacagctcattctttctactaaatcacaggttgaagatgccttctttactctccgtcaacgtcaacgtgctctctttgcggctctaccacaggatctctgtaaccttctctctaccattgcctttgacactgctcgcctgaatgcgcaaattcattcttccaaactacaaaataaacttcaacgtctcatctcagctagcccttggtctaaattctccctcactgactgtgttactaatctgtcttctgtctcactctctcaatatgagcttgaacttcttggttttggtctttcctttgccacttcgcctactcctcgcgctggtatttccctgattagctcttttgattcctttcgtcaatctcgcttccgtaatcttcctgacttgtccacttttcgtggtgctctccttcctgctcttgttagtctgttttccaagaatcaccaccttccacgccgttaccaacttgccctttcttctcttaaatctaacactaacattgtcatactatcttctgacaaaggtaattcggtagttatccttgatcgcgaggattacctccgtaaagctgatgtcttgctctctgactcacgcacctacactcctctcgtttccaaccctcttgatcgcatcaagagaactttcaacaaaaaactaaggactctctccgacctctgccctcctgactttgaccttgttcaacggtttcgtgtcatctgtccctctcttccctatttctatggccttcccaaaactcataaacctgatattcctcttcgtcctatcatatcctctagaggttctgtctcttattctcttgcttcttggctggccaaaaccctcactccctttcttggtactttttctcctgcccacctccgtcactctcaagacttcattgaacgggttcgctctctcccaacctgtaagatgcttagtcttgacgttgagtccctcttcaccaatgtccctcttgatgatgtccttgatttccttagagagaaggcccatgaagggtttcttcatctccctatccccactgatgtctttcttgatctgatccgcctctgtgtggactctaactccttttccttccaagggaaatattattcccaaaccttcggtgtcgctatgggctctcctgtctctcctgtccttgctaatctttacatggaatacttcgagactgttcttcttccttccctcgatgtgcaaccttcactctggctccgctatgtggatgacatctttgctctgtggcctcatgactccagtctcttccaaccttttcttgaagctcttaacaatcttgccccttccattaagtttaaagctgaatgggaatctaattccttacttcctttccttgatgtccatgtccaccgctcagatacaggtttttccttttccgtttaccgtaaacctatgcacagtggcatgtacattcactacttttcctatcatgcttcccctgtcaagaaaagtgttcttatctccctctttctccgtgccctccgcatctgtgatcctcagttccttccagcagaaatttccactctttataattcgttctcccgtcttggctacccttcccatttcatagactctgccctctcacgtgctaaacgcaatttcttctctcccaaactctctactcatgggaactcttctatcctctgccttccctacatttccggtctttctaatctcaacaattctctccgtcccttagacatcaagcttaccttccgccagactaacactcttcgcactaatctcgttcattcctctcctccctctacagatgttcctggtgtctactctatttcttgctcctcctgtcctcttcaatactttggagaaactggtcgatctctttctgacagacttagagagcacaaaaatagtgttaggcttgccgacactaacaatgctcttttctgtcatgtcagagatcatagccatcctattgactggtcttctgctaaaactgtcttccctacttccaactcgaacagtcgccgtttagttgaatcctctcttatacacaactttccttgtatgaaccttagccctggcttcgtctctgtagatgccttcctctcccactacattgtaaaatgctccaaactt